From a single Nostoc sp. MS1 genomic region:
- a CDS encoding CIA30 family protein, producing the protein MTNKNRSQWDLGRFIETLTYFEVIPFLNCIQRLILGRPQNERPRTNGDENMGVILVAGATGGVGKRVVEKLRKQGNNVRALVRDIDKARSILGNDIDLVVADITKPETLTPLVMANMQAVVCCTAVRVQPVEGDTADRAKYYQGVKFYQPEIVGDTPENVEYQGVKNLVTAAAKYLPATSEKVIFDFTHPSAELKNIWGALDDVVMGGVSASNIQLVENTALFAGNVSTANSGGFASVRTRNFDPAFNLSGYEGVELRVKGDGQRYKLFLRTDTKWDGLGYSYSFDTVANTWINIRVPFADLVPVFRAKTVNDAPPIDSSKVNSFQLMLSKFEYDGALNPHFCAGNFALQVESIKAYSGTNTPKFVLVSSAGVTRPGRPGINLDEEPPAVRLNDQLGGILTWKLKGEDSLRESGIPYIIIRPCALTEEAGGKELIVEQGDNIRGKISREDVAQLCVRSLQQKVCNVTFEVKEGTNIVQSIDWQHLFTNLKPDR; encoded by the coding sequence GTGACTAATAAAAATCGTTCTCAATGGGACTTAGGTAGGTTTATTGAAACGCTGACTTACTTCGAGGTTATTCCTTTTTTGAACTGCATACAACGGTTAATTCTGGGTCGTCCTCAGAATGAAAGACCTCGAACCAATGGAGACGAAAACATGGGTGTAATTTTGGTAGCAGGTGCAACGGGTGGTGTTGGTAAACGAGTGGTAGAAAAACTGAGGAAACAGGGTAATAACGTCCGCGCCTTGGTACGAGATATTGATAAAGCTAGGTCGATTTTAGGTAATGATATTGATTTAGTGGTCGCAGACATTACTAAACCAGAAACTCTAACTCCTCTTGTCATGGCTAACATGCAAGCTGTTGTTTGTTGTACAGCAGTACGTGTGCAACCAGTGGAAGGAGACACAGCAGATAGAGCCAAATATTATCAAGGTGTGAAATTTTACCAGCCAGAAATTGTTGGGGACACTCCAGAAAATGTGGAATATCAAGGAGTGAAAAATTTAGTTACAGCCGCAGCAAAATATTTACCAGCAACAAGTGAAAAAGTCATATTTGACTTTACACACCCATCAGCAGAACTAAAAAATATTTGGGGTGCGCTTGATGATGTGGTCATGGGAGGCGTGAGTGCTAGTAATATTCAATTGGTAGAAAATACCGCTTTATTTGCTGGTAATGTTTCCACAGCTAACTCTGGCGGCTTTGCTTCTGTGAGAACCAGAAACTTTGACCCGGCATTTAATTTATCTGGTTATGAAGGTGTAGAATTACGAGTCAAAGGTGACGGTCAGCGTTACAAATTATTTCTGCGGACAGATACTAAATGGGATGGGCTAGGATATAGCTATTCTTTTGATACTGTTGCTAACACTTGGATAAATATCCGCGTACCTTTTGCCGATTTGGTTCCGGTATTTCGAGCAAAAACCGTCAATGATGCGCCACCAATTGATAGTAGTAAGGTTAATTCTTTTCAATTGATGTTGAGTAAGTTTGAATATGACGGTGCTTTAAATCCTCATTTCTGTGCAGGTAATTTTGCGCTACAGGTAGAATCTATCAAAGCTTACAGTGGAACAAATACACCAAAATTTGTTCTTGTAAGTTCCGCAGGTGTTACTCGTCCAGGAAGACCAGGAATTAATTTAGATGAAGAACCCCCAGCCGTGAGATTAAATGACCAGTTGGGAGGGATTTTAACTTGGAAGTTAAAGGGAGAAGATAGTTTAAGAGAAAGTGGGATTCCTTACATTATTATTAGACCTTGTGCTTTAACGGAAGAAGCAGGAGGTAAGGAATTGATCGTTGAACAGGGTGATAATATTAGAGGGAAAATCAGCCGTGAGGATGTGGCACAGTTGTGTGTGCGATCGCTACAACAAAAGGTATGTAATGTCACCTTTGAGGTTAAGGAAGGTACAAATATTGTCCAATCGATTGATTGGCAGCATTTATTTACCAACTTAAAACCTGACCGCTAA
- a CDS encoding heme oxygenase (biliverdin-producing): MSSNLAVKLRSGTQKAHTAAENVGFMKCFLKGVVDKESFAKFLSNLYFVYTELEAAIKSHINNPAIAPIYFPELNRQASLEKDMVFYYGSEWRNLISPSPSAQAYIKHIRELSATNPALLIGHSYTRYMGDLSGGQMLQKVAQSSLKLSGYEGTSFYNFEQIPDKKAFKDKYRQALDSVPVDEATADQIVAEANSAFQFNMQMATDLEGNLIKALGQVVFNNLTSSHNPGSTEAPVM; this comes from the coding sequence ATGAGTAGCAATCTAGCCGTCAAACTGCGCTCTGGCACTCAAAAAGCTCACACAGCAGCAGAAAACGTGGGATTCATGAAGTGTTTTTTGAAAGGTGTGGTAGATAAAGAAAGTTTCGCCAAATTTTTAAGCAACTTGTATTTTGTTTACACCGAACTAGAAGCAGCAATCAAGAGCCATATAAACAATCCGGCGATCGCACCAATTTATTTTCCCGAACTAAATCGCCAAGCTTCCTTAGAAAAAGACATGGTGTTTTATTACGGTAGTGAATGGCGCAACCTAATTTCACCCTCACCCAGCGCTCAAGCTTATATCAAGCATATTCGAGAACTTTCTGCCACCAACCCTGCATTATTAATTGGTCATAGCTACACCCGCTACATGGGCGACCTTTCCGGTGGTCAGATGTTACAAAAAGTCGCTCAGTCAAGCCTCAAGCTATCTGGCTATGAGGGTACATCTTTTTATAACTTCGAGCAAATTCCTGACAAAAAAGCATTTAAAGACAAGTATCGTCAGGCATTAGACTCTGTACCAGTGGATGAAGCAACGGCTGATCAAATTGTTGCCGAAGCGAATAGTGCCTTCCAATTCAATATGCAAATGGCTACAGACTTAGAAGGCAACTTAATTAAAGCTTTGGGTCAAGTAGTATTTAATAATTTGACTAGTAGTCATAACCCAGGTAGTACAGAAGCGCCTGTAATGTGA